In Micropterus dolomieu isolate WLL.071019.BEF.003 ecotype Adirondacks linkage group LG09, ASM2129224v1, whole genome shotgun sequence, the DNA window CAAAAGGTGCAATGTTAGACCTGGGCCACAGAAATAACACAGGTAGATAATCtggtctttttattttttattcctgTCACAGTTGAGGGCCATGGCTCGCGGGCAGCAGAAGATTCAGTCCCAGCAAAAGAACGCCAAGAAggcagcagagaagaagaaaggccAGGCCGCTGACCAGAAGACTGCAGCTAAGGCCGCACTGGTCCATACCTGCCCTGTCTGCCGGGTAAGTACAATATGAGATATTACCTACAGCTGAATACTGCTATAGTTGTAGCTTGAAGGATTTTCTAAACGGCAATCTATTTGAGATTCAAAGCAATGTAGAAAACACCAGTTGATACATCATGTAGAGGGAAATTTGCTGGAGCGCTGtaattaaattttgttttcattatctgAGTATCTTAAGTTTTCACAAGTAAAGGTTCTGGGGGTGTCCAGGGGTAAACCGgactttgtcacatgtgtatccctCGCGTTGCTCACCAAGTCCGACGGAGTTTGATAAATTACGTGGTGCTCGTATTGCTTACAACTTATGACTTCATAGCCTCTTCAGGTAAGACTCTCATACTTCAAGACTTGCCTTTgtaacatgagaaaattaagTCCCTAACGCCACCTGTCAGCTGTACACTTTCCATAAATGCCCgaatacatgtgcactccaaatttaggtggaTACACTCGAAGATGTTCAAACCCTTAGTTTACGTTACAGTACTTAACGTCAAACGATGTTGTGTCataagaaaagtggttgtctcaaGTCAGATGCCAGAGTGTGAGCATGAAAGCTTACAGCAGCGCAAAACGTAATGTTAGAGGTCTTTGATGTTCTAATGagaagtgtaaaaatattttcggttcattttgaagCTATGACAgaacaaattagactgtggcggGCCGCTGTAGACCGTAATTAATGGGGAAACAGTGCGGAAGATATTGAGAAACTTTAATATTACAGTACGCAAGGTGGCGTCTGCAAATTCCTTGTTTCATCCAACCAAAACCCatgaatgacaaagaaaagtagCAAATCCTCAGATTTAGGCTGCAGAAATAGATTTTTCCAAATAGCTGCAAATTAGTTTTGTCAATCAATGGATTTGTAGTTGAGActataaaataaagtgaaaccatggttctcttttctttttcagacaCAGATGCCTGACCCCAAAACCTTCAAGCAGCACTTTGAGAGCAAACACCCCAAGTCTCCCATGCCTCCTGAGCTGGTAGATGTTCAGGCATGAAGAACTGGTGACTGAACTGGACTTGGGTAAGGCTGACTGTAGTACTCTCTGTAAGCTGTGGTTGTTCCTCTTAAACTGCTATTTATGAAACCTCTTAAATTCTTTCCTTGTAGATTTGATGTTATCAAGGTGCAACCAAAATAAGATCAGAAACAGCTTTTTTAATTTCACCAAACTTTAGTCAGCTCTCTACTTTTTGTACGATGAACAAAAGTAAACACTTAAAAACTTACTGAGGGTTTTTGCTAATTCACTGTTAATATTTTCCCTCTAATAACATAATactaaaaaaaccccaaaaaactGTTGGTTACAGATACACATTGACCACGGACTAAACGTTGACACGGCGCCTGAAGGATGTTGATGACGAACACTGGGACCCGTCTGTATTCATGGACAACATGTGGGGATGGAGGGGGAGGGTGTGGATGTGCTGTGTacgtacatgtgtgtttgtagaaGGGGAAACCGTAACAACGGGGCACAAGTATACCAGCAccccatttttatatttattatgtacAACTACCTTGTTATTCCAGATGGGGGAGGGGCCAACAACATCGCCTGCTTACACTGAATACAATTATCTTGTGACTAATGAGTGGGAGACATGAAAAGTCTGAAAAAGCTACAATGGGaagttaatacaaatatttttgatGTATGGCTAGCTAACAGCTGGTTGTACTTCGTTAAACAGAGGAATACATCTCTCATGCACAATGGATGTGGCACTGCTGTTGGGTTAAACTCCGGTTATGTTCCCTTCGCTTGAGCAGAGGGTATTTGCACAATGTCGTCATCAGTGCATACTCTCCCTAGAAAGTAAAAATTAAGAGTTTTCATGACCATTGGCgtcttaaaa includes these proteins:
- the zgc:91910 gene encoding zinc finger protein 706-like; translated protein: MARGQQKIQSQQKNAKKAAEKKKGQAADQKTAAKAALVHTCPVCRTQMPDPKTFKQHFESKHPKSPMPPELVDVQA